One genomic window of Solanum stenotomum isolate F172 chromosome 9, ASM1918654v1, whole genome shotgun sequence includes the following:
- the LOC125877559 gene encoding uncharacterized protein LOC125877559, giving the protein MAIEEELTGRTADRVQGDLVNGSSMVIDHNHPLYLSSSDVPGALSVGIQLTGMENYTLWSRAMEIALFGQNKVGFINGSVLRTDFDGALKKIWDRCNTIVISWLTCNVSKDLLSGILYSSSANRVWLDLKERFDKVNGYRLYQLHRIIFTLTKGTSANRVWLDLKERFDKAYALIIQDESQKGIVGSVHKGMESLALYTARNIRSPQPNSREDDCFQLIGYPENFKGKKKVNAVMGDSAMQKPMPFMQDQLSWKAHTVVGEKSHPDLSQMEDHMGEQLTHYQLLQMLNKSSPAQLNQILNVLQGNNNTMNTQKSAHMAAFEFNLLSVNKLTKELNCYVSFFPTHCVFQDLLSGKVKGIGEVEDGLYVLNWNTKQHQNRIKSLSAVGSGERDPELWHKRLGHMEMDFFIALKSDVNVVLRQFLIMIMTQFGKSVKVFRSAMSANVSECTDSLLCIDDEHNVLDQHVNTADVGVFPAAPVSPHVPIIVSDNNLILQDATRRSNRSAKPSLWHTDYMLTQKKTVVSYFISDEAMHDPRWVAAMQSETQALKDNHTWRIVQLPKDKKAIGCKWIYKIKYKVDDEVDRFKARLVAKGYNQKEGLDYQETFSHVVRMGTIRAIIALAATHNWPIQQMDIFNAFFQGDLYEEVYMTLPLGFVHKRNDHKLILQTKGILKDNFEIKDLGDLRYFLGIEFAKNDTGILMHQRKYCLELISDMGLSSSRPVGAPIEINHKLTIVEFDMQFPSENENDKLLDDPRVYQKLVGKLFYLTMTKPDTVFAVQLLSQFMHSPKTSHMKAAIRVVRYVKQSLGLGILMSSNATDQLTTYCDADWAACPNNRRSITGYMVTYGDSLISWE; this is encoded by the exons ATGGCGATTGAGGAAGAACTGACGGGAAGAACTGCTGATCGAGTTCAAGGAGATCTTGTCAATGGAAGCTCTATGGTAATTGATCACAATCACCCCCTATATTTGAGTTCTTCTGATGTTCCTGGAGCTCTTTCTGTTGGAATTCAGCTAACAGGAATGGAGAATTACACCTTGTGGAGTCGAGCTATGGAAATTGCATTGTTTGGACAAAATAAAGTGGGATTTATTAATGGTTCTGTTTTGCGTACTGATTTCGATGGTGCTTTGAAGAAGATTTGGGATCGTTGTAACACAATTGTAATCTCTTGGCTCACCTGTAATGTGAGCAAGGATCTACTCAGTGGAATTTTATACTCTTCCAGTGCAAATCGGGTATGGCTCGATCTCAAGGAAAGATTTGATAAGGTTAATGGATATAGACTCTATCAACTGCACAGAATCATTTTCACTCTCACAAAGGGGACTAGTGCGAATCGGGTATGGCTCGATCTCAAGGAAAGATTTGATAAG GCTTATGCCTTAATTATACAGGATGAAAGTCAAAAAGGAATTGTTGGATCTGTACATAAAGGAATGGAATCTTTAGCACTGTATACTGCTAGAAATATTAGGTCACCACAGCCTAATTCTAGGGAG GATGATTGCTTCCAACTCATTGGCTATCCAGAAAATTTCAAAGGTAAGAAGAAGGTAAATGCAGTAATGGGAGATAGTGCTATGCAGAAACCAATGCCATTTATGCAGGATCAACTGTCATGGAAGGCCCACACAGTTGTGGGAGAGAAGTCACATCCTGATCTATCTCAGATGGAAGATCATATGGGAGAACAGCTCACACACTACCAATTGTTGCAAATGCTGAACAAATCCTCACCAGCACAACTTAACCAGATACTCAATGTCCTGCAAGGCAACAACAATACCATGAATACTCAGAAAAGTGCACACATGGCAG CCTTTGAGTTTAATCTTTTGTCTGTTAATAAACTGACAAAAGAATTGAACTGCtatgtttccttttttcctACACACTGTGTGTTTCAGGATCTCTTGTCTGGGAAGGTCAAGGGGATTGGTGAAGTTGAGGATGGATTGTATGTGCTGAATTGGAACACCAAGCAACATCAAAACAGAATTAAATCATTGTCTGCAGTGGGATCAGGAGAAAGAGATCCAGAACTATGGCACAAGAGACTAGGACAT ATGGAAATGGACTTTTTTATTGCTTTGAAGTCTGATGTAAATGTTGTTTTGAGACAGTttttgataatgataatgacTCAGTTTGGGAAAAGTGTTAAAGTTTTCAG AAGTGCAATGTCTGCTAATGTTTCTGAATGTACAGATTCTTTATTATGCATTGATGATGAGCACAATGTTCTTGATCAACATGTGAATACTGCAGATGTTGGAGTTTTTCCAGCAGCTCCAGTATCCCCTCATGTTCCCATCATTGTTTCTGATAATAATCTCATCCTACAGGATGCCACCAGGAGGTCTAACAGATCTGCTAAGCCTTCACTCTGGCATACTGATTATATGTTGACACAGAAGAAAACAGTTGTCTCTTATTTCATATCTGAT GAAGCAATGCATGATCCTAGGTGGGTTGCAGCTATGCAGAGTGAGACCCAAGCACTAAAAGATAACCATACATGGAGGATTGTTCAGTTGCCTAAAGACAAGAAGGCAATAGGATGCAAGTGGATatacaaaatcaaatacaaAGTTGATGATGAGGTTGATAGGTTCAAGGCTAGGTTGGTAGCCAAGGGTTACAACCAGAAAGAAGGTCTGGACTATCAGGAAACATTCTCTCATGTTGTGAGAATGGGCACTATCAGGGCAATCATAGCTTTAGCTGCTACACACAACTGGCCAATACAACAGATGGATATATTCAATGCCTTTTTTCAAGGTGATTTATATGAAGAAGTGTACATGACTTTGCCACTGGGATTTGTCCATAAAA GAAATGATCACAAATTAATATTGCAGACAAAAGGAATCCTCAAGGACAATTTCGAGATCAAAGACTTAGGTGATTTGAGGTACTTTCTAGGGATTGAGTTTGCCAAGAATGACACTGGAATCCTTATGCATCAAAGGAAGTACTGTCTTGAACTAATTTCAGACATGGGGTTATCTAGCTCAAGGCCTGTTGGAGCTCCTATTGAGATAAACCACAAACTCACAATTGTAGAGTTTGATATGCAATTCCCTTctgaaaatgaaaatgacaaGCTGCTAGATGATCCTAGAGTGTATCAAAAACTAGTAGGGAAATTATTTTACTTAACAATGACAAAACCAGACACTGTTTTTGCAGTACAGTTGCTAAGCCAATTCATGCACAGTCCAAAGACATCTCACATGAAGGCAGCAATAAGAGTAGTTAGATATGTTAAGCAATCACTAGGTCTAGGCATACTCATGTCATCCAATGCTACTGATCAGTTGACTACATATTGTGATGCAGACTGGGCTGCATGCCCAAACAATCGAAGATCTATCACAGGGTACATGGTTACTTATGGGGATTCCTTGATCTCATGGGAATAA